The proteins below are encoded in one region of Buteo buteo chromosome 22, bButBut1.hap1.1, whole genome shotgun sequence:
- the ITGB1BP2 gene encoding integrin beta-1-binding protein 2 isoform X3 — protein MALLCYNKGCGQRFDPEHNARDSCLYHPGVPIFHDALKGWSCCKKRTTDFSEFLSIKGCTKGFHSKEKPPESFSQEKTSDKPKANPVEELIIQGPKSAEKMQRERPSSDEPRQRLPIKVSRSLEQALEKLNLSSKNEAPEGSCTGEAAAQVRAGTTCKNAACKAIYQGPESNTEVCTFHPGVPVFHEGMKYWSCCGVKTTDFSAFLEQLGCSSGQHCWTGKGVIEIEKSFVSMVPTKVEIMLCKASPGSWARLELPQSRSYSHGEQKEAANAEEPRAVQGEDSDDSLSWSEEEDEELEMGTPSN, from the exons ATGGCGTTGCTGTGCTACAACAAGGGCTGTGGGCAGAGGTTTGATCCTGAGCACAATGCCAGGG attCCTGCCTGTATCACCCAGGTGTCCCCATCTTCCATGATGCCCTGAAG GGCTGGTCTTGTTGCAAGAAACGCACAACAGACTTCTCCGAGTTCCTCTCCATAAAG gGATGCACAAAGGGGTTTCACAGCAAGGAGAAGCCCCCTGAGTCTTTCAGCCAAGAGAAGACCTCAGACAAGCCAAAGGCTAATCCAGTGGAGGAGCTTATCATCCAAGGACCAAAATCAGCTGAGAAGATGCAGCGGGAAAGACCAAG CTCCGATGAGCCAAGACAACGGCTGCCAATTAAAGTATCCAGGTCTCTGGAGCAGGCACTGGAGAAACTGAACTTGTCCTCCAAGAATGAGGCACCTGAAGGCAGTTGCACAG GGGAGGCAGCTGCCCAGGTGAGAGCTGGCACCACCTGCAAGAACGCAGCCTGCAAGGCA ATATACCAGGGCCCGGAGAGCAACACAGAGGTTTGTACTTTCCATCCTGGCGTTCCTGTCTTCCATGAGGG GATGAAGTACTGGAGCTGCTGTGGAGTCAAAACAACAGACTTCAGTGCCTTCCTggagcagctgggctgcagcagcggGCAGCACTGCTGGACAGGGAAAGGG GTCATTGAAATAGAGAAGAGCTTTGTGAGCATGGTCCCTACCAAGGTGGAGATCATGCTTTGCAAAGCCAGCCCTGGCTCCTGGGCCAGGCTGGAGCTTCCCCAAAGCAGGTCATACTCCCATGGCGAGCAGAAGGAGGCTGCCAATGCAGAGGAGCCCAGGGCAGTGCAGGGGGAGGACTCGGATGACAGCTTGAGCTGGTCGGAGGAGGAAGACGAGGAGCTGGAGATGGGAACACCAAGCAACTGA
- the ITGB1BP2 gene encoding integrin beta-1-binding protein 2 isoform X2, with the protein MALLCYNKGCGQRFDPEHNARDSCLYHPGVPIFHDALKGWSCCKKRTTDFSEFLSIKGCTKGFHSKEKPPESFSQEKTSDKPKANPVEELIIQGPKSAEKMQRERPSSDEPRQRLPIKVSRSLEQALEKLNLSSKNEAPEGSCTGEAAAQVRAGTTCKNAACKAIYQGPESNTEVCTFHPGVPVFHEGMKYWSCCGVKTTDFSAFLEQLGCSSGQHCWTGKGDKKAVSCRQDWHQTSSQVVVTVYAKNPLPALSSVKANHTVVIEIEKSFVSMVPTKVEIMLCKASPGSWARLELPQSRSYSHGEQKEAANAEEPRAVQGEDSDDSLSWSEEEDEELEMGTPSN; encoded by the exons ATGGCGTTGCTGTGCTACAACAAGGGCTGTGGGCAGAGGTTTGATCCTGAGCACAATGCCAGGG attCCTGCCTGTATCACCCAGGTGTCCCCATCTTCCATGATGCCCTGAAG GGCTGGTCTTGTTGCAAGAAACGCACAACAGACTTCTCCGAGTTCCTCTCCATAAAG gGATGCACAAAGGGGTTTCACAGCAAGGAGAAGCCCCCTGAGTCTTTCAGCCAAGAGAAGACCTCAGACAAGCCAAAGGCTAATCCAGTGGAGGAGCTTATCATCCAAGGACCAAAATCAGCTGAGAAGATGCAGCGGGAAAGACCAAG CTCCGATGAGCCAAGACAACGGCTGCCAATTAAAGTATCCAGGTCTCTGGAGCAGGCACTGGAGAAACTGAACTTGTCCTCCAAGAATGAGGCACCTGAAGGCAGTTGCACAG GGGAGGCAGCTGCCCAGGTGAGAGCTGGCACCACCTGCAAGAACGCAGCCTGCAAGGCA ATATACCAGGGCCCGGAGAGCAACACAGAGGTTTGTACTTTCCATCCTGGCGTTCCTGTCTTCCATGAGGG GATGAAGTACTGGAGCTGCTGTGGAGTCAAAACAACAGACTTCAGTGCCTTCCTggagcagctgggctgcagcagcggGCAGCACTGCTGGACAGGGAAAGGG GACAAGAAGGCGGTGTCATGCCGGCAGGACTGGCACCAAACCAGCAGCCAGGTGGTGGTGACGGTCTATGCCAAGaaccccctgcctgcccttaGCAGTGTGAAAGCCAACCACACTGTG GTCATTGAAATAGAGAAGAGCTTTGTGAGCATGGTCCCTACCAAGGTGGAGATCATGCTTTGCAAAGCCAGCCCTGGCTCCTGGGCCAGGCTGGAGCTTCCCCAAAGCAGGTCATACTCCCATGGCGAGCAGAAGGAGGCTGCCAATGCAGAGGAGCCCAGGGCAGTGCAGGGGGAGGACTCGGATGACAGCTTGAGCTGGTCGGAGGAGGAAGACGAGGAGCTGGAGATGGGAACACCAAGCAACTGA
- the ITGB1BP2 gene encoding integrin beta-1-binding protein 2 isoform X1 — MALLCYNKGCGQRFDPEHNARDSCLYHPGVPIFHDALKGWSCCKKRTTDFSEFLSIKGCTKGFHSKEKPPESFSQEKTSDKPKANPVEELIIQGPKSAEKMQRERPSSDEPRQRLPIKVSRSLEQALEKLNLSSKNEAPEGSCTGEAAAQVRAGTTCKNAACKAIYQGPESNTEVCTFHPGVPVFHEGMKYWSCCGVKTTDFSAFLEQLGCSSGQHCWTGKGDKKAVSCRQDWHQTSSQVVVTVYAKNPLPALSSVKANHTVLEVHIIFEGNKIFQAELDLWGVIEIEKSFVSMVPTKVEIMLCKASPGSWARLELPQSRSYSHGEQKEAANAEEPRAVQGEDSDDSLSWSEEEDEELEMGTPSN; from the exons ATGGCGTTGCTGTGCTACAACAAGGGCTGTGGGCAGAGGTTTGATCCTGAGCACAATGCCAGGG attCCTGCCTGTATCACCCAGGTGTCCCCATCTTCCATGATGCCCTGAAG GGCTGGTCTTGTTGCAAGAAACGCACAACAGACTTCTCCGAGTTCCTCTCCATAAAG gGATGCACAAAGGGGTTTCACAGCAAGGAGAAGCCCCCTGAGTCTTTCAGCCAAGAGAAGACCTCAGACAAGCCAAAGGCTAATCCAGTGGAGGAGCTTATCATCCAAGGACCAAAATCAGCTGAGAAGATGCAGCGGGAAAGACCAAG CTCCGATGAGCCAAGACAACGGCTGCCAATTAAAGTATCCAGGTCTCTGGAGCAGGCACTGGAGAAACTGAACTTGTCCTCCAAGAATGAGGCACCTGAAGGCAGTTGCACAG GGGAGGCAGCTGCCCAGGTGAGAGCTGGCACCACCTGCAAGAACGCAGCCTGCAAGGCA ATATACCAGGGCCCGGAGAGCAACACAGAGGTTTGTACTTTCCATCCTGGCGTTCCTGTCTTCCATGAGGG GATGAAGTACTGGAGCTGCTGTGGAGTCAAAACAACAGACTTCAGTGCCTTCCTggagcagctgggctgcagcagcggGCAGCACTGCTGGACAGGGAAAGGG GACAAGAAGGCGGTGTCATGCCGGCAGGACTGGCACCAAACCAGCAGCCAGGTGGTGGTGACGGTCTATGCCAAGaaccccctgcctgcccttaGCAGTGTGAAAGCCAACCACACTGTG CTTGAAGTTCATATCATCTTTGAAGGGAATAAGATTTTCCAGGCAGAACTGGATCTCTGGGGG GTCATTGAAATAGAGAAGAGCTTTGTGAGCATGGTCCCTACCAAGGTGGAGATCATGCTTTGCAAAGCCAGCCCTGGCTCCTGGGCCAGGCTGGAGCTTCCCCAAAGCAGGTCATACTCCCATGGCGAGCAGAAGGAGGCTGCCAATGCAGAGGAGCCCAGGGCAGTGCAGGGGGAGGACTCGGATGACAGCTTGAGCTGGTCGGAGGAGGAAGACGAGGAGCTGGAGATGGGAACACCAAGCAACTGA